A single region of the Triticum dicoccoides isolate Atlit2015 ecotype Zavitan chromosome 2B, WEW_v2.0, whole genome shotgun sequence genome encodes:
- the LOC119364355 gene encoding MEIOTIC F-BOX protein MOF-like isoform X1: MSPEPAAKRASSGGGHAVAFAGDRLSDLPDGLLHAVMSFLPAPQVVRTSVLSRRWRDLWRSTPCISIEERDFEITTGSGAGGDLDERQERWRKFEDFTTNLLLFHNNVASLDKFRLYAGTGRACALRLRDLDRWVRRGIKYRPQVIEIIISLRPRIQFPHMGASSCRLKRLHLNGFYLDNQFAELLCFGCPVLEDLVLRSCDNGFQEIKSSTLKKLVVDSCGNLSGDPVVIVAPHVAYLQLGISYGCYSNGVSIYETASLVKASIHLLCLGEAFNLKHQQRLLGNLCNVPNLQLSGFHAMAMLVEESIKFPIFANLQTLSLEQCLLDKCELDTKLDALGSFVQNAPCLEKLTLQCCMFPVESEKEGQLVRKNIILQRHDQNTFLCPKLKVIEVVYEEDHDHQLVELLWGIGRRLPNANIVLNNYFVD; the protein is encoded by the exons ATGTCGCCAGAGCCAGCGGCGAAGCgtgcgagctcaggcggcggccacGCCGTCGCCTTCGCGGGCGACCGTCTAAGCGACCTGCCGGACGGCCTCCTCCACGCCGTCATGTCCTTTCTCCCGGCCCCGCAGGTCGTGCGGACGAGCGTGCTGTCGCGGCGGTGGAGGGACCTCTGGCGCTCTACCCCCTGCATAAGCATCGAAGAGCGCGACTTCGAGATTACCACTGGGAGCGGGGCAGGGGGTGACCTCGACGAGCGGCAGGAGAGATGGCGCAAGTTCGAGGACTTCACCACCAACCTGCTCTTGTTCCACAACAATGTCGCGTCCTTGGATAAGTTCCGGCTATATGCTGGTACTGGTCGTGCCTGTGCACTTCGCCTTCGGGACTTGGATAGATGGGTGCGACGTGGTATCAAATACCGCCCCCAAGTGATCGAGATTATTATCTCTTTGCGTCCTCGCATTCAGTTTCCTCATATGGGAGCAAGTTCTTGCCGCCTTAAAAGGTTGCATCTTAATGGTTTCTATCTGGACAACCAATTCGCAGAGCTACTCTGTTTCGGGTGCCCTGTCCTGGAAGATTTGGTGCTCAGGAGCTGCGACAATGGTTTTCAAGAAATTAAGTCAAGCACATTGAAGAAGCTAGTCGTCGACTCCTGTGGCAATCTCTCTGGTGATCCGGTGGTTATCGTGGCACCCCATGTTGCATATCTCCAACTGGGTATTTCATATGGATGCTATTCCAACGGTGTTTCAATATATGAGACGGCTTCTCTTGTCAAAGCATCGATTCATTTGCTTTGTCTTGGTGAAGCATTCAATTTGAAACATCAACAACGGCTTCTCGGTAACCTGTGCAATGTGCCAAATCTGCAGCTATCGGGTTTCCACGCAATG GCGATGCTCGTTGAGGAATCGATTAAATTCCCAATCTTTGCTAACCTGCAAACCTTGTCACTTGAACAATGTTTGCTTGATAAATGTGAACTCGATACCAAGCTGGACGCTTTAGGGAGCTTTGTTCAGAATGCTCCTTGTTTGGAGAAGCTTACCTTGCAGTGCTGCATG TTTCCAGTAGAATCGGAGAAAGAGGGGCAGCTCGTGAGGAAAAACATAATTCTTCAGCGACATGACCAAAATACTTTCCTGTGCCCGAAGTTGAAGGTCATAGAAGTTGTGTACGAGGAGGACCATGATCACCAACTGGTCGAACTTTTGTGGGGAATTGGGAGGAGGCTACCAAATGCCAATATCGTACTCAACAATTATTTTGTGGATTAA
- the LOC119364355 gene encoding MEIOTIC F-BOX protein MOF-like isoform X2, translating into MSPEPAAKRASSGGGHAVAFAGDRLSDLPDGLLHAVMSFLPAPQVVRTSVLSRRWRDLWRSTPCISIEERDFEITTGSGAGGDLDERQERWRKFEDFTTNLLLFHNNVASLDKFRLYAGTGRACALRLRDLDRWVRRGIKYRPQVIEIIISLRPRIQFPHMGASSCRLKRLHLNGFYLDNQFAELLCFGCPVLEDLVLRSCDNGFQEIKSSTLKKLVVDSCGNLSGDPVVIVAPHVAYLQLGISYGCYSNGVSIYETASLVKASIHLLCLGEAFNLKHQQRLLGNLCNVPNLQLSGFHAMAMLVEESIKFPIFANLQTLSLEQCLLDKCELDTKLDALGSFVQNAPCLEKLTLQCCM; encoded by the exons ATGTCGCCAGAGCCAGCGGCGAAGCgtgcgagctcaggcggcggccacGCCGTCGCCTTCGCGGGCGACCGTCTAAGCGACCTGCCGGACGGCCTCCTCCACGCCGTCATGTCCTTTCTCCCGGCCCCGCAGGTCGTGCGGACGAGCGTGCTGTCGCGGCGGTGGAGGGACCTCTGGCGCTCTACCCCCTGCATAAGCATCGAAGAGCGCGACTTCGAGATTACCACTGGGAGCGGGGCAGGGGGTGACCTCGACGAGCGGCAGGAGAGATGGCGCAAGTTCGAGGACTTCACCACCAACCTGCTCTTGTTCCACAACAATGTCGCGTCCTTGGATAAGTTCCGGCTATATGCTGGTACTGGTCGTGCCTGTGCACTTCGCCTTCGGGACTTGGATAGATGGGTGCGACGTGGTATCAAATACCGCCCCCAAGTGATCGAGATTATTATCTCTTTGCGTCCTCGCATTCAGTTTCCTCATATGGGAGCAAGTTCTTGCCGCCTTAAAAGGTTGCATCTTAATGGTTTCTATCTGGACAACCAATTCGCAGAGCTACTCTGTTTCGGGTGCCCTGTCCTGGAAGATTTGGTGCTCAGGAGCTGCGACAATGGTTTTCAAGAAATTAAGTCAAGCACATTGAAGAAGCTAGTCGTCGACTCCTGTGGCAATCTCTCTGGTGATCCGGTGGTTATCGTGGCACCCCATGTTGCATATCTCCAACTGGGTATTTCATATGGATGCTATTCCAACGGTGTTTCAATATATGAGACGGCTTCTCTTGTCAAAGCATCGATTCATTTGCTTTGTCTTGGTGAAGCATTCAATTTGAAACATCAACAACGGCTTCTCGGTAACCTGTGCAATGTGCCAAATCTGCAGCTATCGGGTTTCCACGCAATG GCGATGCTCGTTGAGGAATCGATTAAATTCCCAATCTTTGCTAACCTGCAAACCTTGTCACTTGAACAATGTTTGCTTGATAAATGTGAACTCGATACCAAGCTGGACGCTTTAGGGAGCTTTGTTCAGAATGCTCCTTGTTTGGAGAAGCTTACCTTGCAGTGCTGCATG TAG